ataaatatgaaCCACAAATCTTATGTATGATCTTTGATGTACAGCGGCCCGAAGCGAAATGCAAGGTTCTGCAGAGCGTATGGTGGCAGCGGGGAGCAGCTTACAGCTTGTGTGTACTTTCAAAGATGCTTCAAACACACCTCCCTATGTTTTCTGGTACCAAGACTCTAGGATGATCAACTACGACACTGCCAGGGGCGTCCATATCAACTCCGACCAGGAGCACAGGTAAGAGTTGTTGATGTTCGTGTGTGGGCTGAGTAAGGAGAAATTGAGGTTTAACAAAGGATAAACATACAAGACAGactaaaaaaactaaaaaaaagaaaaataagagaaaatccCAAAAGCAATGCTCCGCAAGTTGAAATTGAAACAAGAGAGAGTATGAACAAAGCAGGGAAACAGCGAATTTAGGTAGGGTACTCCACGCACAGTGCCGCCTTCCAAGTGACACTTACCTCTCATTCACTTGCGTTACGATGCCCATTTTGCATATGCTCTGGCGATTCCCAAAGCGCTGCACGCACTTTCCGAAAACTACAAAACGTAAACAGGACCTGGTCCAGTTGTTAACCCTTGTGCACAAGCTTGTTGCCATGACAGCCTGCAATACAGTGTTTTTGTTTGGGTGGACGATGGCAATTTCTGTACGGAAGAATTTTTATTTTTAGGTTTTAAAAAATTATGTTGCAAGGGAAATCATTGCATAGCTTTCGATTGTCTTGAGAGCAAAATTAACCAAAAAACGTTGATCGTATAAACTGGACATATTTGTACCGATAAGAAGTATAAAGTCGGTCCATGGACCATAAAATGTTAGTCGATCTTGAAGCTTAACTATTTCTCTGAGCAAATATTCCTTTCGCATCTTTTCTTGAGGCTTTTAAGATCCTAAATATTATTCTTATCTGGGCCATTCTTTCAGAACCACCGGCCCGCGTGCAGTAATGAGATCGAAATGCTGAGTTTCAAAATAATATAAAATCTTTACCATGCGTTCGTCTGCAAACAAcgagaaaaatatatatttcttaAGCTATACGACAATCGTTCGTAGCTTAATGAAATATAATGTTTACTTACTTTAATTTTAATAAATCAGATTTAAATAAATGCAAACGTCGCCTTCTAGATAGTGTTATTTTAACCGCATCATCTTCTACTTAATATTGTTCCTTCAAACATAAATATCGACGCTTTCTGCTAGAAAGTGTTACATCTAAATGTAACACCGACGCCTTATACTAGACAGTGTTGTTCTAAGAGCTTCGCTGACGCCCTCCACCAGTGTTTTTCTAATAGCAGCAACACTTTCATCAGCTCATCACATCACCACATACAACCTAATTCTGATACAAATGTTTTGACGAAATAATTGTATCCAGTGTCAGATAAGCTCATTGGAAACAGTAACATTAACCGTTAGTGAGTATTGAAACGAATTGTATTTTAtagtattttttattttaatgATTTAAATGAAAAAAATGTAAATAAGAAAACGAAATAGTTGCAACAAATTCTGTTCAAATTGAAATTTAcacacaccgtgtgtgtgtgtgtgtgtgtgtgtgtgtgtgtgtgtgtgtgtgtgtgtgtgtgtgtgtgtgtgtgtgtgtgtgtgtgtgtgtgtgtgtgtgtgtgtgtgtgtgtgtgtgtgcgtgtgtgtgtgtgtgtgtgttgagcagTTGTGCCCTCAAAATACTTCCAATATTAAAAAGACCTACCATCATTGCATCCAAATCCTCATCTCACATCCAGGCTAATCCCATGATTAGCCACCCTAATTATGCGCGTTAGTAACCCTCTTCAAGTCTCTATAACCAAAATCCAAGACTCTAATCAATCATTCCAGCATATCAGAGCCAACTTtagcacacacatacatatattaaAGTCCTAACACCGTGCTACACCCTAACATGAAGAAGGCTAAATATAGCATCAAAAAATCCTTAAAGTTTCTCCCCCTAACACCCTTTATGAATCATACTATCAGTTTCATCCAAGCCTGAAATTGTTACCCACAGGAAATTTCTAGGGATTCAAACACAATTTTCACAAATTAACATATCACACCCTAGCATCACTGATGAATCCAAACACCAAGTATACACTCTAATATAGGGTGTATACGCGGTGTCAGGTGTATTGAGGAACCTACGGTATACACCATAGATTCCTCAATATACCTGGCATCTCAGATACACATTAACACCCAAAACTCACCCTAACACTCCTAGTAAACCCCAACTTGTAAAACATCCTCAGCAGTTCTGATACACCTTATAGTACACATAATATACCAAGGTATCCATGACTTGCTATAACTGCCCTGGTGTTATTCCTCGCAGCATCCTGACGGTGTCGTCGGTGTTAGATGAACACGCTGGGAACTACACCTGCAGCCCTGCCAACGCCAGCCCCTCCTCCGTCCTCGTGCACGTCGTGGTTGGTAAGTCAGGGGTCAGGGTCAGATTATGGGTCAGGGTAAATGTAATGAATATGCAGATTCTGGGATAATCTGTGTGAGGGGGGGCATATGAGGTATGGAAGGATGTGAGGTGTGTGGAATATGAGACGTGTGGAACATGTGGTATATGTAAGGTACTGGGTTTGTGAGCAGCACACAGCTTATATTATACAGTGAGTGAGATACGGGGCAGTGTGCTTACCTAAATACGTGTAAAAGGAGCGAAACTTAGCTCCAGGACCCCACCTCCTAGATAGTGTActtgtgagtttgtgtgtgtgtgtgatcttgaCGATAAATGAGATGTGCTGGATATGTAGGTTATGTAGCAGTGGGGTGCGAGGGTGATAAATGATATATTGCGTAGCGTCAATAAATTATAGCCCCCCTGAATTTATCGATTCAAGTCAAGGTCAGGTTGATGGTCAGGGTCATGGTCAGTTTTGTGGTCAGTTAGCTTTAATAATCTTCATACTCAATATGTGAAAATTATTGTTTTTCTCTCAACCACTTTCTTCACATACACTTTCTCGTCTGCTTCATTTTACCACTTATTTTATTTTCCACTCATCCTTTTCCCCAGAGAGACGCGGATAATTAAATCCTTCCCAAGAATTAGCAGGACGCCTTTACGTGGTGTCTTATCTTCCCATCCACGTCACCTGAGCGTCAAGGGGCACTCTCATGTCTCCTCTAAGTTACCCACAGGAATTTCCATCCCCCCCTAAAAATTCACGCTCACGTTCTGGCTATTCCAtaacctccatccctccctccctccctctttctctttcaaTACATGTTTGCCAAAACTATTTTGTTCAACCTTAACCTAATTTAATTACTTTTTCCCGTACAGAGACGACGGATCCTGGGCTAAGTCGCCGTGGTCAGAAGGAGGTCGGGGAGGCGGAGAAAACGCCAGTGCGGCAACTCGGGGTTAAGAGTGCCTCTTCGGCTGGCCCTCGCGTCCTACCTCAGACACTGGCACTATTCTTGctggccctcctcctcctcgacgcCCTCACGTTCCCCAGGGTCTTCCAGCGTAGCTTGTAGAGCGCCGGCAATCTGCCCGAAGCCTCCTTGTTGAGGCTTCTATCAACGTGCCGATGTGATAAGCCTCGGTTTAAGGATCTTGGCACCAGTGTAGTGCTTAGTGCCACATAGTCCGTATACTTTCATATACTACgatggaaaaaatatatatacagttgtATATAAACACGAAATTTATACATAATAAAACTGTTTGCggaaacaaaataaaaatagcCACACTTTTATATTCGAATGGTGTGAGGTCTTTCTGATAATGTGCATTTTGAGTGCGACATCGTGGACATATTGAAAACATCGGTGACGCTTACTTTGAGAGAAAAACAGATACTCCTTTTTTTTAGTATTCAGTGAAACATTGACCTCGTTTGGAATGACTCCACTACACATTTGGAGTTCAATGACCCAGTGACACTGACATAAATACTCTCTCTTATTGATGTTCACTTGATCTGTAGTCAATGGCTTGTTAATCATGAGTATTTAGGTTCTTCCGAGTTCGCTGCAGCTGCTCTTTACCGGCAGAGGAACAGCAATGCTCTTTCGCACGAGTACAACCCATCTCGTCACAACGGGCACGACAATATCCGTGAACACGGGTTATATACAGTGTTGATGTTTACCTGTGTTGCTCGTCATGACAAAAGTGTGGAGTGTACATTTAAAGGTGTATTAATGGGAAATTTGTTGTATTCATACGCTGTATAATACCTTTTTTACACAAAAAAGGAGTTCCTATTGTCTTAAAAGTGTGAAATACTGGAATGAGCTGagatttatagtgtttagtataagAGTTTTTACCAAAATCCAGCTTGAACTGTCGACAGTACATCACAGAACAGTAATTTATCACTGAAAGCCAGTCGTTGTAACCATAAACTAACTTCCTGTGAAAAGGAAGGCACTACAGTGTTAAAACCCGCGTTCGAGGGCTGAATGAGTGAACAAAGAGATGACAATATGTACAAAGGGAAGTTATGACTTATGGTAATGTTATGCTGTTATAGTTCGAGACTAGCAGAACACTGGAGAACGGACCGAAACAGACCCTAGACTGCACAACTTTTGTTCTTCATGGCCCCGTTTGTATTGCGTGTCTCCAGACTGTTTATATTTCAGAGTTTAATGATAATAAAAGGATTATATTGATGGAGGCGATATATAAATGTTTGGTTGAATCAAACGTAAAAATTATATTTGTTATGAAAATAGTGTGtcaccctccccttccctccacaACATTTCCATCGAGATTTTTTCGCAATGAGCGTCTCTCTACGAGCGTCCCGTTACAAATGTTTCTCCAAGAACGCCTATCAGAAAAAAAGCATAACACCAAGCGTGTGCTTCAGGTACTATTTCATTTATAGAGCACCCTGCCATCTGTCCGGTACCCCTGCCTCCTGTCAAGTACTCCGCTGCTTCCAACTTAAGGATATTGAACAGAAACCACCGGGGATGTTCACCAGTTTCACCTAGGATCTTCACCAGAAACCATCGGGATATTCATCATTTACTTATGGTGCTTGCTTTCCCATATATTAATGCTGAAAACTAGCAttctacagtatatatatatatatatatatatatatatatatatatatatatatatatatatatatatatatatatatatatatatatatatatatatatttggtccccAATTCTGGGATTTTGTCATTGTATTCTAAAACTTAATGTGAGAGACATTGGGCAGGAAATGAGAGAAATATCAGGTTTGACCCGTTTTAATGTTGACAGATTAAAATGAACAACGAAAGAATATATGAATTAGGATGATGAAACATTTACAATGTTTTATCATTGGACTGATCAAACAGCTCAGATCGGTCAGTATTAATTAACCAGGGGAAATGAAAGGTGTTTTGAGAACGCAACCTGGTCAAATTATGTCCTGATCTGGAAACTTAATTATGTTATTAGCTCTTATTTACATGATGATGTCTGAATATCATTATCAGATCCAGGTCTCTGAAATTAAATATTTGATTAAAAATTCAAGAAagtcttgatttttttttttcaaatttttctaGGGAACGTAACGCACGATAGTCGATTATGCTCCTCGTAAATTATTAAAATTTCAATTTGACTTAATGATGTATTTTGTATTAAGTTATTTTTAATGAAACTTTGTACTTGGCTTACGTTCCCTAGTTCTAAAATCAAACTGCAAATGATATAGACAAAAAATACAGCGAAAATTTGAATATTTCCTGACATATAATAGTTTATTATTTTATAGGATCTATTGCAAATTCTGCCGCTCTTGCATATATATTTTCAGAACAAGGCCTCAAATA
This genomic window from Procambarus clarkii isolate CNS0578487 chromosome 26, FALCON_Pclarkii_2.0, whole genome shotgun sequence contains:
- the LOC123756821 gene encoding limbic system-associated membrane protein, producing the protein MGPSLQPLLLPVAVATLLVAVAGDGVVGPGQLEVEVGGGALGGGVGETVANNSHVNVLPGEDAKLACPIPSDVYGSRVSWLRRKDMQLLAISEMQYTSDHRIFVSHSRHSHKKDSRHTQMWFLHIRNVTKNDEGEYECQTSTHPPMSFMTFLKVQTARSEMQGSAERMVAAGSSLQLVCTFKDASNTPPYVFWYQDSRMINYDTARGVHINSDQEHSILTVSSVLDEHAGNYTCSPANASPSSVLVHVVVETTDPGLSRRGQKEVGEAEKTPVRQLGVKSASSAGPRVLPQTLALFLLALLLLDALTFPRVFQRSL